Proteins from a genomic interval of Candidatus Palauibacter scopulicola:
- a CDS encoding outer membrane beta-barrel protein, translating into MRRRGPILALLAIAVTTAAFSPRPIEAQAEYTVSGVIADADGAGLNGAMVVALAKPDSVLTRFTTSHGDGVFALGDLGPGEYILQVTLIGYGTVRQDLSLAGEDVNVGTINLEVMAVEVDPLVVTLDHVPFLNRRDTLGYNALAFRTRPNATVEDLLRQLPGIEVETDGSITAQGEEVENVLVDGKEFFGGDPTMATQNLPAEAVEKVEVYDKESDMAEFTGIADGEEERTINLELKEEARSGYFGRTSGGLGADVDNASAAPGFGESVAARRLAGGESGTVAGGIPYAGAVSINRFSPTTQLALVGSANNVNQAGFGWGDAMSFGGRDFGRGGGGDDGLTETRMLAFNVNHDFGGNDDHWIRTSYRISTLDNFQNETRRQEQLLGTSASSLVDRATQTDTENSSHRVNLNSQFTLAEGHELRLRGNLNARGSLLDRVDFQDTRSGTGQFLTAAATNYDVDSDDVGGDARLTWRKRLDDSGRSLFAEARVNLSDADRFTNLASSIEGNVENPRAQAGDVLQEQTNVGQTLTHSVRLSMTQPMPWESMLEVYGERSATAEDENQSVFDIGPDGRTPNALLTSGFERTYSYLRGGFRFNRTSEAGRLVLGLRLQGSDLEGTILGRSEEIANGYTHVLPNAEYRMQVDDMRTLQFRYSTSTREPRMTDLQPFVDNRDPLRIRMGNPDLQPEYTHRLRTEYRFFDMFSFVNLFTWANVSVTTNDIAQSRTVTQRGLQTISPVNLGSAWSANGGASFGRPLRWMGGQVDLNYNLGYFSSNEFVNDLENRSRSLSHTFGIELENRAKEDYDVRGGAKLTLSDVSYSLNEELNEDYVNSTLYGSADFYLGAWTLGTEFQWRLYDQDLFGPGRNVALWEASLQRRILNDQAEIRLVAFDLLGQNQGVTYTNSPGFIQERRVESLTQYVMLNFTWYLGNRSMAGGGDRGRGGDRFRR; encoded by the coding sequence ATGAGGCGGCGCGGGCCGATCCTGGCGCTGCTGGCGATCGCGGTGACGACCGCGGCCTTCTCGCCCCGTCCCATCGAGGCGCAGGCCGAGTACACGGTGAGCGGCGTGATCGCCGACGCGGACGGCGCGGGACTCAACGGCGCCATGGTCGTCGCGCTGGCGAAGCCCGACTCGGTCCTCACCCGCTTCACGACCTCCCACGGCGACGGCGTCTTCGCCCTCGGAGATCTCGGACCCGGCGAGTACATCCTGCAGGTCACGCTGATCGGATACGGCACGGTGCGGCAGGACCTCTCCCTCGCCGGCGAGGACGTGAACGTCGGCACCATCAACCTCGAGGTGATGGCGGTCGAGGTGGACCCGCTCGTCGTCACCCTCGACCACGTCCCCTTCCTGAACCGGCGGGACACCCTCGGCTACAACGCGCTCGCCTTCCGGACGCGGCCCAACGCGACGGTGGAGGACCTGCTCCGCCAGCTTCCGGGGATCGAGGTGGAGACCGACGGGTCGATCACGGCGCAGGGCGAAGAGGTTGAGAACGTCCTCGTTGACGGGAAGGAGTTCTTCGGGGGCGACCCCACCATGGCGACCCAGAACCTGCCCGCCGAGGCCGTGGAGAAGGTGGAGGTCTACGACAAAGAATCGGACATGGCCGAGTTCACGGGCATCGCCGACGGCGAGGAAGAGCGGACGATCAACCTGGAGCTCAAGGAAGAGGCGCGGTCGGGCTACTTCGGCCGCACGTCCGGCGGGCTCGGGGCGGACGTCGACAACGCGTCCGCGGCGCCCGGGTTCGGCGAGTCGGTGGCCGCGCGGCGGCTGGCCGGCGGCGAATCCGGGACGGTGGCCGGCGGGATTCCGTACGCGGGCGCCGTGTCGATCAACCGCTTTTCGCCCACCACGCAGCTCGCCCTCGTCGGGAGCGCGAACAACGTGAACCAGGCCGGGTTCGGGTGGGGCGACGCCATGTCGTTCGGCGGACGGGATTTCGGCCGCGGCGGCGGGGGCGACGACGGGCTCACCGAGACCCGCATGCTGGCTTTCAACGTCAACCACGACTTCGGCGGGAACGACGACCACTGGATCCGGACGAGCTACCGCATCAGCACGCTCGACAACTTCCAGAACGAGACGCGACGGCAGGAGCAACTCCTCGGCACGAGCGCCTCATCCCTCGTCGACCGCGCCACGCAAACGGACACCGAGAACTCCTCGCACCGCGTCAACCTGAACTCCCAGTTTACGCTCGCCGAGGGCCACGAACTGCGGCTGCGCGGGAACCTGAACGCCCGTGGCTCCCTCCTCGACCGCGTCGACTTCCAGGACACGCGCTCGGGTACCGGCCAGTTTCTCACGGCCGCGGCGACGAACTACGACGTGGACAGCGATGACGTGGGCGGCGACGCCCGGCTCACGTGGCGCAAGCGGCTCGACGACAGCGGGCGGAGCCTGTTCGCCGAGGCCCGGGTGAACCTCAGCGATGCCGACCGTTTCACGAACCTCGCTTCGTCGATCGAGGGCAACGTGGAGAACCCGCGGGCGCAGGCCGGCGACGTGCTCCAGGAGCAGACGAATGTCGGTCAGACGCTGACGCACTCCGTCCGCCTCTCGATGACCCAGCCCATGCCCTGGGAATCCATGCTCGAGGTCTACGGGGAGCGGAGCGCGACCGCGGAGGACGAGAACCAGTCGGTGTTCGACATCGGGCCTGATGGCCGGACGCCGAACGCCCTGCTCACTTCGGGGTTCGAGCGGACGTACAGCTACCTGCGCGGGGGTTTTCGCTTCAACCGCACGAGCGAGGCCGGGCGGCTCGTGCTCGGACTGCGCCTGCAGGGCTCGGACCTCGAGGGAACGATCCTCGGCCGGAGCGAGGAGATCGCCAACGGATACACGCACGTGCTGCCCAACGCCGAGTACCGGATGCAGGTCGACGACATGCGCACGCTCCAGTTCCGGTACTCGACATCGACGCGCGAACCGCGCATGACGGATCTCCAGCCCTTCGTCGACAACCGCGATCCGCTGCGGATCCGGATGGGGAACCCGGATTTGCAGCCCGAATACACGCACCGCCTGCGGACCGAGTACCGTTTCTTCGACATGTTCAGCTTCGTCAACCTGTTCACGTGGGCGAACGTCAGCGTCACGACGAACGACATCGCCCAGTCCCGCACGGTGACGCAGCGGGGACTGCAGACGATCTCGCCCGTGAACCTCGGGAGCGCATGGTCGGCCAACGGCGGCGCGAGTTTCGGGCGGCCGCTGCGCTGGATGGGCGGGCAGGTGGACCTGAACTACAACCTGGGCTACTTCAGTTCGAACGAATTCGTCAACGACCTCGAGAACCGGAGCCGGTCGCTGTCGCACACGTTCGGGATCGAACTCGAGAACCGCGCCAAGGAGGACTACGACGTGCGCGGCGGCGCCAAGCTGACGCTCAGCGACGTCAGCTATTCCCTGAACGAGGAGTTGAACGAGGACTACGTCAACTCGACGCTGTACGGGAGCGCCGACTTCTACCTCGGGGCGTGGACGCTGGGTACGGAGTTCCAGTGGCGGCTCTACGACCAGGACCTGTTCGGGCCGGGGCGAAACGTCGCGCTGTGGGAGGCTTCGCTGCAGCGCCGCATCCTCAACGACCAGGCCGAGATCCGGCTGGTGGCGTTCGACCTGCTGGGCCAGAATCAGGGGGTCACGTACACGAACTCGCCCGGCTTCATCCAGGAGCGCCGGGTCGAGTCGCTCACGCAGTACGTGATGCTGAACTTCACCTGGTATCTCGGGAACCGTTCGATGGCCGGCGGGGGCGACAGGGGCCGCGGCGGAGACCGCTTCCGCAGGTAG
- a CDS encoding 2Fe-2S iron-sulfur cluster-binding protein, which produces MRRTVITLRVNGETHSLDVEPSTPLLYVLRNDLGLRGPRFGCGLGQCGTCTVLLDGRAIRSCMRPVSRAEGEIVTLDGLSAAGELDPVQQAWIDEQVPQCGYCQNGQILTAKALLDRNPDPSDDEIRQGMNGALCRCMTYYRIQSAVKRAAEAMANGAGGVDSANGAGAANGADEAGANEAGGEVDR; this is translated from the coding sequence ATGCGTCGCACCGTGATTACGCTCCGAGTGAACGGCGAGACCCACTCGCTCGACGTCGAACCCTCGACCCCGCTGCTCTACGTCCTCCGGAACGATCTCGGCCTCCGCGGGCCCCGGTTCGGTTGCGGCCTCGGCCAGTGCGGGACGTGCACCGTGCTGCTGGACGGCCGCGCGATCCGTTCCTGCATGCGCCCGGTGTCCCGCGCCGAGGGCGAGATCGTCACCCTCGACGGCCTGTCCGCCGCCGGCGAACTCGATCCCGTGCAGCAGGCGTGGATCGACGAGCAGGTGCCGCAGTGCGGGTACTGCCAGAACGGCCAGATCCTCACCGCCAAAGCGCTCCTCGACCGCAATCCGGACCCGAGCGACGACGAGATCCGGCAAGGGATGAATGGCGCCCTCTGCCGCTGCATGACGTACTACCGGATCCAGTCCGCCGTGAAACGCGCCGCGGAGGCAATGGCGAACGGGGCCGGTGGGGTCGACTCGGCGAATGGGGCCGGTGCGGCCAACGGCGCGGATGAGGCTGGCGCGAATGAGGCTGGCGGGGAGGTGGACCGGTGA
- a CDS encoding tannase/feruloyl esterase family alpha/beta hydrolase has product MTPSRRLAVSSAAVLTLTAFAPAPAVDLVPALTCDELTATSWSGFVLEEVTEVEAGASDPAHCRVRGTIDEEIHFELLLPLAEDWNGRFLMGGGGGFVGSVQNQALQFAGPVSVLSRGFATVGTDTGHQGPGIDASWALNRPDREVNFGHRAVHVTAETAKTIVRLFYGRDIEYSYFIGCSRGGGQAMMSSQRYPDDFDGIVSGAPAYDWPGLGAFFLQTQQALYPDPNDLATPVITDEAAAILEAAILEACDGNDGVEDGFMTNPMACEIDIASIEGLTAEQRAAAEVIYGGARAGDRHVYPGLPFGGETDQGGWRMWVTGREMQLGPAGPNLHYAFGTQMYKYIIFDDPEFDYSTYDFSDYFAWEEDTRRARAILNATDTDLTAFKTAGGKLILWTGWSDPAIPASGTIAYYEGVAAGDDEAEGYTRLFMLPGVLHCAGGPGPDFVDWIAAIQSWVEEDEAPERLVATKFGEAGVEMQRPVCPWPAYAAYNGTGDPKQEDSFECVAP; this is encoded by the coding sequence ATGACTCCGTCGCGCCGCCTCGCGGTTTCGTCCGCCGCCGTCCTGACCTTGACTGCCTTCGCCCCCGCGCCCGCGGTCGACCTCGTCCCCGCCCTCACGTGCGACGAACTGACTGCCACGTCATGGAGCGGCTTCGTCCTCGAGGAGGTGACGGAGGTCGAGGCCGGCGCGAGCGACCCGGCGCACTGCCGCGTGCGCGGGACGATCGACGAGGAGATCCACTTCGAGCTTCTCCTCCCGCTGGCCGAGGACTGGAACGGCCGCTTCCTCATGGGCGGCGGCGGCGGGTTCGTGGGGAGCGTCCAGAACCAGGCGCTCCAGTTCGCGGGGCCGGTCTCGGTCCTGAGCCGCGGGTTCGCCACGGTGGGGACGGACACGGGACACCAGGGCCCGGGCATCGACGCGAGCTGGGCGCTGAACCGGCCCGACCGGGAGGTGAACTTCGGCCACCGGGCGGTGCACGTGACGGCGGAGACGGCGAAGACGATCGTCCGCCTCTTCTACGGCCGCGACATCGAGTACTCGTATTTCATCGGCTGCTCGCGCGGCGGGGGCCAGGCGATGATGTCGTCGCAGCGCTATCCGGACGACTTCGACGGCATCGTGTCCGGGGCGCCGGCCTACGACTGGCCCGGCCTCGGCGCCTTCTTCCTCCAGACCCAGCAGGCGCTGTATCCCGACCCGAACGACCTCGCGACCCCGGTCATCACGGACGAGGCCGCGGCCATCCTCGAAGCTGCGATCCTCGAGGCGTGCGACGGGAACGACGGTGTGGAGGACGGGTTCATGACGAACCCCATGGCGTGCGAGATCGACATCGCCTCGATCGAGGGACTGACGGCCGAACAGCGGGCCGCCGCGGAGGTGATCTACGGCGGTGCCCGCGCGGGGGACCGGCACGTCTACCCCGGCTTGCCCTTCGGGGGCGAGACCGACCAGGGCGGGTGGAGAATGTGGGTCACGGGGCGTGAGATGCAGCTCGGGCCGGCCGGACCCAACCTCCACTACGCCTTCGGCACGCAGATGTACAAGTACATCATCTTCGACGACCCGGAGTTCGACTACTCCACGTACGACTTCAGCGACTACTTCGCGTGGGAGGAGGACACGCGCCGCGCCCGCGCGATCCTCAACGCGACGGACACGGATCTGACCGCGTTCAAGACGGCGGGCGGCAAGCTGATCCTGTGGACCGGCTGGTCGGACCCTGCGATCCCCGCCAGCGGAACCATCGCCTACTATGAGGGCGTGGCCGCGGGCGACGACGAAGCGGAGGGCTACACGCGGTTGTTCATGCTGCCCGGCGTCCTGCACTGCGCGGGCGGGCCGGGCCCGGACTTCGTCGACTGGATCGCCGCCATCCAGTCGTGGGTCGAGGAGGACGAGGCCCCCGAGCGGCTCGTCGCGACGAAGTTCGGCGAGGCCGGCGTCGAGATGCAGCGGCCCGTGTGCCCGTGGCCGGCCTACGCCGCCTACAACGGCACCGGAGACCCGAAGCAGGAGGACAGCTTCGAATGCGTCGCACCGTGA
- a CDS encoding heparan-alpha-glucosaminide N-acetyltransferase domain-containing protein, with amino-acid sequence MTGPTGGRVVSLDAFRGLTIAAMILVNNPGSWAYVYAPLAHAQWHGWTPTDLIFPYFLFIVGVALPFSFSRRLAEGAGRGRLFRHVVRRSLILIGLGLAMRAIPDFDLFDMRLYGVLQRIGLVYCAAAALYLWGSARVRWIAVGVLLLGYWALVAGDLTPDGNLGARIDRFLMGDRLWQGTWDPEGLLSTLPAIGTCLLGIFCGEWLRSDRSGGEISRGMWIIGAWLVVLGFLWDTVFPINKNLWSSSYVLFTAGTALLLFGAMYWLIDVKRLRGAWVTPLVIYGMNSIAVFVASGMFAKTLARIRVGGDGGVPLSAWLYEHAFRSWAGDYGGSLAMAWAQVTFWLGIMWLLHRRGTYIKI; translated from the coding sequence ATGACCGGACCGACAGGCGGGCGCGTCGTCTCGCTGGACGCGTTCCGGGGATTGACGATCGCGGCGATGATCCTCGTCAACAACCCCGGCAGTTGGGCCTACGTCTACGCGCCGCTGGCCCACGCGCAGTGGCACGGGTGGACCCCGACCGACCTCATCTTCCCCTACTTCCTCTTCATCGTCGGCGTCGCCCTCCCCTTCTCCTTCTCGCGCCGCCTCGCCGAGGGAGCCGGACGGGGCCGGCTGTTCCGGCACGTGGTGCGGCGCTCGCTCATCCTCATCGGGCTCGGGCTCGCGATGCGGGCGATTCCCGACTTCGACCTGTTCGACATGCGCCTCTACGGCGTGCTGCAGCGGATCGGCCTCGTCTACTGCGCGGCGGCCGCGCTCTACCTGTGGGGGTCCGCGCGCGTGCGGTGGATCGCGGTGGGGGTGCTCCTCCTCGGGTACTGGGCCCTCGTCGCGGGAGACCTGACGCCGGACGGGAACCTCGGGGCCCGGATCGACCGGTTCCTCATGGGCGACCGGCTGTGGCAGGGGACGTGGGATCCGGAAGGACTCCTCTCGACGCTGCCGGCCATCGGGACGTGCCTCCTGGGGATCTTCTGCGGCGAGTGGCTGCGGTCGGACCGCTCTGGAGGCGAGATCTCGCGCGGAATGTGGATCATCGGCGCCTGGCTCGTCGTGCTGGGATTCCTGTGGGACACGGTGTTCCCGATCAACAAGAACCTGTGGTCGAGTTCCTACGTGCTCTTCACCGCCGGGACTGCGCTCCTCCTGTTCGGCGCCATGTACTGGCTCATCGACGTGAAGCGGCTGCGCGGGGCGTGGGTGACGCCGCTCGTCATCTACGGGATGAACTCGATCGCCGTGTTCGTCGCCTCCGGCATGTTCGCCAAGACGCTGGCCCGGATCCGGGTCGGGGGCGACGGGGGCGTGCCGCTGAGCGCGTGGCTGTACGAGCACGCGTTCCGGTCGTGGGCGGGCGACTACGGCGGGTCGCTGGCCATGGCATGGGCCCAGGTCACCTTCTGGCTGGGCATCATGTGGCTCCTCCACCGCCGCGGCACCTACATCAAGATCTAG
- a CDS encoding molybdopterin cofactor-binding domain-containing protein — translation MRRPAELSAKLDDALGRWEGDTSRRDFLRTSGLFVLGFSSVGFSGAGGIGVAGPGRNGSGAPGEANPYPDPDYLQLDSWLVVHEDGTATFYVGKTDGGQGTGTAMRQMMCDELDLAYDRATLVMGRTDMTVDQGGSGGSDAIERDALPARRVAAEARRVLLELASERFDVPADELTVSEGVISVATDPERTATYGDLIGGRRFDVALTGRNVNETTGLASVKPVQDLKIVGQSLPRYDIPAKVDGSLEWAVDVQLPGMVHARNVRPPFAGARLVSVDESSIRDIPGFIRVFREGNYVAVVCEREEQAIQAAESLALEWERPETAPFPTSEDLFDYMRGATPVGAGTGTPSRPREEGDPGAALAGAVTVVEAGYDIPFQGHTAIGPAHAVADPSDGQMTIYTNDMKPYSHRTGIAEFLGMPPERVRVIWMEGPQLYGRTAADDAGFEAAYLARELGRPVRVQWMRHEETAWDTKGPAFAIDLRGGLDDAGNVVALDYRARIANYAHVGYNQADTVLIAQLMGIRPERPSPGGGRGPDEMYHIPNRREETRAVRFPLAFETPLRTGNLRDPNGPQTTFAGESFIDEMAAAANADPVEFRLRLLRGTTEDDATFRRARSIAVIEAAAEAFGWEPRPSPREPGGGRILTGRGISYAYRIQTAVATIAEVEVDRESGRVWVKRMMCAHDCGLVINPDGLENTIQGNLLHGISRTLFEEVRFDDERVTSVDWRTHPTITHRDAPEQIDVVTVNGDPNPDRPDLPHYGAGEPSHRTVPAAIANAIYDATGVRMRRIPLRPERVLEELAAAGV, via the coding sequence GTGAGGCGCCCGGCGGAGTTGTCCGCGAAGCTCGACGACGCGCTCGGCCGATGGGAGGGCGACACGTCCCGCCGCGACTTCCTCAGGACATCGGGGCTGTTCGTCCTCGGCTTCAGCAGCGTGGGCTTCAGCGGCGCGGGCGGCATCGGTGTGGCGGGACCCGGCCGGAACGGCTCCGGCGCCCCCGGCGAGGCGAACCCGTACCCCGACCCCGATTACCTCCAGCTCGACTCGTGGCTCGTCGTGCACGAGGACGGCACGGCCACCTTCTACGTCGGCAAGACGGACGGCGGGCAGGGGACCGGGACCGCCATGCGTCAGATGATGTGCGACGAACTCGACCTCGCCTACGACCGGGCCACGCTCGTCATGGGCCGAACGGATATGACGGTCGATCAGGGCGGATCGGGCGGTTCCGATGCCATCGAGCGGGACGCGCTGCCGGCGCGTCGCGTCGCGGCTGAAGCGCGACGGGTCCTGCTGGAGCTGGCTTCGGAGCGCTTCGACGTCCCCGCCGACGAACTCACCGTCAGCGAAGGCGTCATCTCCGTGGCGACCGATCCCGAGCGCACGGCCACGTACGGCGATCTGATCGGCGGACGGCGCTTCGACGTTGCCCTCACGGGAAGGAACGTCAACGAGACGACCGGCCTCGCGTCCGTGAAGCCGGTCCAGGACCTGAAGATCGTCGGGCAGTCCCTCCCGCGATACGACATCCCTGCCAAGGTCGATGGGTCGCTCGAGTGGGCGGTCGACGTGCAGCTCCCCGGCATGGTCCACGCGCGGAACGTGCGGCCGCCCTTCGCCGGCGCGCGGCTCGTCTCCGTCGACGAGTCCTCCATCCGCGACATCCCCGGCTTCATCCGCGTCTTCCGGGAGGGGAACTACGTCGCCGTCGTCTGCGAGCGGGAGGAACAGGCGATCCAGGCGGCGGAGAGCCTCGCGCTCGAGTGGGAGAGGCCGGAGACGGCGCCCTTCCCAACGTCCGAGGACCTCTTCGACTACATGCGCGGCGCCACCCCGGTCGGCGCGGGGACCGGGACACCTTCCCGCCCCCGCGAAGAGGGGGATCCCGGCGCGGCGCTGGCGGGCGCGGTGACGGTTGTCGAAGCCGGCTACGACATCCCCTTCCAGGGACACACGGCGATCGGGCCCGCCCACGCCGTGGCCGACCCCTCGGACGGGCAGATGACGATCTACACGAACGACATGAAGCCCTACAGCCACCGCACGGGAATCGCCGAGTTCCTCGGCATGCCGCCGGAACGGGTGCGGGTGATCTGGATGGAGGGTCCGCAACTATACGGGCGCACGGCGGCGGACGACGCGGGCTTCGAGGCGGCGTACCTGGCGCGGGAACTGGGCCGCCCCGTGCGGGTGCAGTGGATGCGCCACGAGGAGACGGCGTGGGACACGAAGGGCCCCGCCTTCGCCATCGATCTTCGCGGCGGGCTGGACGACGCCGGCAACGTCGTTGCGCTCGACTATCGCGCCCGGATCGCGAACTACGCGCACGTCGGCTACAACCAGGCCGACACCGTGCTCATCGCCCAGCTCATGGGGATCCGGCCCGAGCGGCCGTCTCCCGGCGGCGGCCGGGGCCCGGACGAGATGTACCACATCCCCAACCGGCGGGAGGAGACGCGGGCCGTCCGCTTCCCGCTCGCCTTCGAGACGCCGCTCCGCACGGGCAACCTGCGCGACCCCAACGGCCCGCAGACGACCTTCGCCGGAGAATCGTTCATCGACGAGATGGCCGCGGCCGCGAACGCCGACCCGGTCGAGTTCCGTCTCCGCCTCCTGCGCGGGACGACGGAGGACGACGCGACGTTCCGCCGGGCCCGCTCGATCGCCGTCATCGAAGCGGCGGCCGAGGCGTTCGGCTGGGAGCCGAGGCCTTCGCCTAGGGAGCCGGGCGGCGGGCGCATCCTCACCGGGCGCGGGATCTCGTACGCGTACCGCATACAGACGGCCGTCGCGACGATCGCGGAGGTGGAGGTCGACCGGGAGAGTGGGCGCGTGTGGGTCAAGCGCATGATGTGCGCGCACGACTGCGGCCTCGTGATCAACCCCGACGGCCTCGAGAACACGATCCAGGGGAACCTCCTGCACGGGATCAGCCGGACCCTGTTCGAGGAGGTGCGGTTCGACGACGAGAGGGTTACCAGCGTCGACTGGCGTACGCACCCGACCATCACGCACCGGGACGCGCCCGAGCAGATCGATGTCGTGACCGTCAACGGCGACCCGAACCCGGACCGGCCGGACCTGCCGCACTACGGAGCGGGCGAGCCCTCGCACCGCACGGTCCCGGCGGCGATCGCGAACGCGATTTACGATGCGACCGGCGTGCGCATGCGCCGCATCCCGCTGCGCCCGGAGCGCGTGCTGGAAGAGCTGGCAGCGGCCGGGGTCTAG